A window of the Lactuca sativa cultivar Salinas chromosome 7, Lsat_Salinas_v11, whole genome shotgun sequence genome harbors these coding sequences:
- the LOC111890880 gene encoding DNA replication licensing factor MCM3 codes for MDISEEQRASNKKAFSELFDTNDSLDEDIRSMIQNKRHRLIFQLSHLFQRGAEDLARRLLHTPSEYIQSLSDFITERTRSIDPKFLKEGEQVLVGFDGPFVSRKVTPRDLLSEFIGSMVKVEGIITKCSLVRPKVVKSVHYCPSTTQFTSREYRDITSTMGLPTGSVYPTRDDNGNLLVTEYGLCSYKDHQTLSMQEVPENSAPGQLPRTVDVIAEDDLVDSCKPGDRVAIVGIYKAIPGKSQGSVNGVFRTVLIANNVSLLNKEANAPVYSSDDIKKIKQIAERDDTFELLSRSLAPSIYGHAWIKKAVILLMLSGTEKNLKNGTHLRGDINMMMVGDPSVAKSQLLRAIMNIAPLAISTTGRGSSGVGLTAAVTSDQETGERRLEAGAMVLADRGVICIDEFDKMNDQDRVAIHEVMEQQTVTIAKAGIHASLNARCSVVAAANPIYGTYDRSITPTKNIGLPDSLLSRFDLLFIVLDQMDPVIDRRISDHVLRMHRFRSATDGGDDVASMYGREDEVEVDGSIFVEYNRMLHGKTKGKKLKDEALKIKFLKKYIHYAKHRIQPDLTDEASEQIATAYAELRNSHGNSRTGGTLPITARTLETIIRLSTAHAKLKLSKQILKSDVDAALKVLNFAIYHQELTDMEDRRQHEESQKADNDGDNNNNGSVRRKRKPDATTQTGTETEPMDVDEPPVGQEQTTSAERIAAFRSAFEQHRHEKRFEQITITEIEQVVNIRAAVPYSRAEIISLLESWRDEGSVMIVDDVVYPTY; via the exons ATGGACATCAGCGAAGAACAAAGGGCTTCCAACAAAAAAGCTTTCAGCGAATTGTTCGACACAAAC GATAGTTTAGATGAAGATATCAGGAGCATGATCCAGAACAAGCGTCACCGTTTGATTTTTCAGCTTTCTCACCTCTTTCAACGTGGAGCCGAGGATTTGGCTCGAAG GCTGCTTCATACCCCTAGCGAATACATCCAGTCGTTGTCGGATTTCATAACTGAACGAACACGGAGCATTGATCCGAAGTTTCTTAAGGAAGGGGAGCAAGTATTGGTAGGATTTGATGGACCATTTGTTTCGAGGAAGGTTACGCCCAGAGATCTGCTTTCTGAGTTTATTGGTTCAATGGTTAAAGTCGAGGGGATTATTACCAAAT GTTCTCTTGTAAGGCCAAAAGTTGTTAAAAGTGTTCATTATTGCCCTTCAACTACTCAATTCACATCCCGTGAGTATCGAGACATTACTTCCACCATGGGTTTGCCAACAGGCTCTGTATATCCAACCAGG GATGATAATGGCAATCTGTTAGTAACTGAATACGGGCTATGCAGTTACAAAGATCATCAGACATTATCTATGCAAGAGGTGCCTGAAAATTCTGCCCCTGGTCAACTACCAAGAACAGTTGATGTCATTGCAGAAGATGACCTTGTGGACTCATGCAAGCCTGGAGATCGTGTGGCAATTGTTGGAATATACAAAGCTATTCCAGGAAAAAGCCAGGGGAGTGTCAATGGAGTTTTCAG GACTGTGCTTATAGCAAACAATGTTTCTCTGCTGAACAAAGAGGCAAATGCTCCAGTGTACAGCTCTGatgacataaaaaaaattaagcagataGCTGAGAGGGATGATACATTTGAACTGCTTTCAAGATCACTTGCACCTTCGATTTATGGGCATGCATGGATAAAGAAAGCAGTTATTTTACTGATGCTTAGTGGTACAGAAAAGAATCTCAAGAATGGGACTCATTTAAGAGG TGACATTAACATGATGATGGTGGGTGATCCTTCTGTTGCCAAGTCACAGCTTCTGAGAGCTATTATGAACATTGCTCCTCTAGCAATATCAACCACAGGTCGTGGTTCTTCTGGGGTTGGATTGACTGCAGCAGTTACTTCTGATCAAGAAACTG gAGAAAGAAGGCTGGAAGCTGGTGCAATGGTTCTTGCAGACAGAGGTGTGATCTGTATTGATGAGTTTGACAAAATGAACGATCAAGATCGTGTAGCAATACATGAAGTTATGGAACAGCAAACTGTAACAATAGCAAAAGCTGGTATTCATGCATCTTTGAATGCTCGATGCAGTGTGGTAGCAGCTGCCAATCCCATCTATGGAACA TATGACCGGTCAATTACTCCAACAAAGAATATCGGACTTCCTGATTCCTTGTTGTCACGTTTTGATTTGCTGTTTATTGTGTTGGATCAAATGGATCCTGTTATTGATAGACGCATTTCTGATCATGTCTTGCGTATGCATCGTTTTCGATCTGCCACTGATGGAg GTGATGATGTGGCGTCAATGTATGGAAGAGAGGATGAAGTTGAGGTCGATGGCTCTATCTTTGTGGAGTACAACAGGATGCTACATGGGAAAACAAAAGGAAAGAAACTTAAAGATGAAGCTTTGAAGATCAAATTTCTCAAGAAGTACATTCATTACGCAAAACACAGGATTCAGCCAGATCTTACTGATGag GCATCTGAGCAAATTGCAACTGCATATGCTGAACTCAGAAACAGCCATGGCAATAGCAGA actGGAGGAACCCTTCCGATAACTGCCAGAACCCTAGAGACAATAATTCGTCTCTCTACAGCACATGCCAAACTTAAATTAAGCAAACAG attctgAAATCCGACGTGGATGCTGCATTGAAAGTTCTCAACTTTGCTATTTATCATCAAGAGTTGACTGACATGGAAGATCGTAGGCAGCATGAAGAAAGTCAAAAAGCTGACAATGATGGAGATAATAATAACAATGGTAGTGTCAGAAGAAAAAGAAAGCCAGATGCTACTACTCAAACAGG GACTGAAACTGAACCAATGGATGTCGATGAACCTCCAGTGGGACAAGAACAAACTACCTCAGCTGAGAG GATTGCTGCATTTAGGTCTGCATTTGAGCAGCATCGACATGAAAAGCGGTTTGAGCAAATAACAATAACAGAAATTGAGCAGGTGGTTAACATTCGGGCAGCTGTACCTTACTCAAGGGCAGAGATAATCTCCCTTTTAgag AGTTGGCGGGATGAAGGGAGTGTAATGATAGTCGATGATGTTGTTTATCCAACGTATTGA
- the LOC111890873 gene encoding 3-oxoacyl-[acyl-carrier-protein] synthase I, chloroplastic, with translation MQAQALLQSTPLRVSPLDPLQKHSLLTNVKSPSFTTRRRAVISAVAAAPKREKDPKKRVVITGMGLVSVFGNDVDTYYEKLLAGESGIGLIDRFDASKFPTRFGGQIRGFKADGYIDGKNDRRLDDCLRYCIVAGKKALEDADLGGDKRSKIDKERAGVLVGTGMGGLTVFSDGVKSLIEKGHRKITPFFIPYAITNMGSALLAIDLGFMGPNYSISTACATSNYCFHAAANHIRRGEADMMIAGGTEAAIIPIGLGGFVACRALSQRNDDPQTASRPWDQDRDGFVMGEGAGVLVMESLEHAMKRDAPILAEYLGGAINCDAYHMTDPRSDGLGVSSCIQSSLMDAGVSAEEVNYINAHATSTLVGDLAEVNAVKKVFKKTEGIKMNATKSMIGHCLGAAGGLEAIATVKAIQTGWLHPSINQFNPEPAVEFDTVANIKQQHEINVAISNSFGFGGHNSVVAFSAFKP, from the exons ATGCAAGCTCAAGCTCTTCTGCAATCAACCCCACTTCGGGTCTCCCCACTTGACCCGCTTCAGAAACACTCTTTACTCACCAATGTCAAATCGCCTTCCTTCACCACACGCCGCCGCGCAGTAATTTCCGCTGTCGCCGCCGCCCCTAAACGTGAGAAGGATCCCAAGAAACGGGTCGTCATTACGGGTATGGGTTTGGTATCGGTCTTCGGGAACGATGTCGATACTTACTATGAAAAGTTGTTGGCGGGGGAGAGCGGAATCGGGTTGATAGACCGGTTCGATGCGTCCAAGTTTCCGACACGATTTGGTGGTCAGATTCGTGGGTTTAAGGCGGATGGGTATATCGACGGGAAGAATGACCGGAGGCTTGATGATTGTCTTCGCTATTGCATTGTTGCTGGTAAAAAGGCTCTTGAAGATGCTGATCTTGGTGGTGATAAACGCTCTAAG atcGATAAAGAACGTGCcggtgtgcttgtgggaacaggAATGGGAGGTCTCACAGTGTTTTCCGATGGTGTCAAGTCTCTGATAGAGAAAGGTCATAGAAAAATCACGCCTTTTTTCATTCCATATGCAATAACAAACATGGGGTCCGCATTGTTAGCTATTGATTTGGGGTTTATGGGGCCCAACTATTCAATTTCAACCGCTTGTGCTACCTCTAATTACTGCTTCCACGCGGCGGCAAATCACATCCGGCGAGGGGAGGCGGACATGATGATTGCTGGCGGCACCGAGGCGGCAATTATTCCGATTGGATTAGGAGGTTTTGTGGCGTGTAGGGCTTTGTCTCAGAGAAATGATGATCCTCAAACTGCTTCAAGGCCATGGGATCAAGATAGAGACGGGTTTGTGATGGGAGAAGGTGCTggtgttttg gTGATGGAGAGTTTGGAACATGCAATGAAAAGAGATGCACCAATACTTGCAGAATATTTGGGAGGAGCAATAAATTGTGATGCTTATCATATGACTGATCCACGTTCAGATGGACTTGGTGTTTCTTCTTGTATTCAAAGCAGTTTGATGGATGCTGGTGTGTCTGCAGAAGAG GTAAACTACATCAATGCACATGCAACATCAACATTGGTTGGTGATCTTGCTGAGGTAAATGCTGTAAAAAAGGTATTCAAGAAAACTGAAGGCATCAAAATGAATGCAACCAAG TCTATGATAGGACACTGCTTAGGTGCAGCTGGTGGTCTTGAAGCCATTGCTACAGTCAAAGCCATTCAGACAGGGTGGCTCCATCCTTCCATAAACCAATTT AACCCGGAGCCCGCAGTCGAATTTGACACCGTTGCAAATATAAAACAGCAACACGAAATCAACGTTG CGATTTCGAATTCGTTTGGTTTTGGTGGACACAATTCAGTTGTAGCATTCTCTGCTTTCAAGCCTTGA